DNA sequence from the Parachlamydia acanthamoebae genome:
TCTGCAGGATGTACTTCTGCCGCTGAAATATCAACAGAAATAGAGGCTGAAAAAACAGCTCCGCCGCGAATGCCTTTCGCTTTAAAATTGGCAAAAATGCCATCTTTTTTCTTCGTAATATTAATAAAGCGAATTAAGTTATTCTGAGCAAGGTCCATATGATTTCTCTCTTGATAAAGAGCAAAATCGTACGCTCTTTTTTGTTTCAAGTCAATGTTAAAATACCTCCTTTATAATGTCGAAATGCCTCTATTTTGGACAATGGGGGGCTTCCACATTCCATCCAATAGTTCTTTTTCAGGCCAATAAAAACGAAAGGTCAAAACAAATGGACCTTTAGGAGCTGGTAACCAATTGGCTTCTTTTTCCTTATCTGGCGGGCTATTTTGAATGTAAAGATCTAGCGATCCATCGGAGTTATATTTAAAAGGATCGCGAGAACTTAGGTTGTATCGATTCAAAGGATTTTTTACAAAAAAATACTGGTTGTTATAGAGGGTTAAGGACCAAAATCCTTTGACTGGAGGCATTTGACCCTTTTCAAAATGGATGACGTATTTGTAGGTTCCGTCGAGTTGCTGCCCACGACTATCGACGTGTGTGGATGGATAGATGGCGTCTTCAGGTAAATTGGCTCCTAATCCCACAGCCGCAATGAAAGCGCGCTGAAGATAGTCGGTTCCATACTGGCCTGTTTTAAGGATAAAATCCCAGCCGTTGATCGTTTTACCTGCTTTTGAGACGTGTGCTAGGATCTTTTCTTGTGCTAGCCTTGGAACCAGTTGTAGAACACGTGCAATGTTTGGGTTTAACTGGGCTTGTTCCAACTTATGCCCTGCCACTATCCCAATTTTAGAGATTCTCTCCAGAATAGGGGCATCTTCATGGGCCGGGGGATTTTCTACCATGAGCGCCATCATGCGGTTAAAAAAAGTAACGGCATCTAAATAATTCACTTGATCGCGCACGGGTGTTTTCATATCAATTTTAGGATTAAAAGAGCCTTTGGGTGGTGTGTAATCCTTTCCAAAGTAGCTGAGTGGTTTCACGCTATATTGATCTTGTATGGCATGCACAAGCTTATAATCTTCCGGTGTTCCTGTACTGTAAGTTCTGCCTAAAACCCACACGAGATTGGTGGGTGATTTGAACTCTTTCACTCCATCTGGCAATGTCCCATTCCATTTGGGTCCTGTGATGGCATAATCTCCTGCTTGTGTGCCCGTTGTTCGAGTTCCTGGGGCTGCGAAAATATTGGTCCAAGCGCTTAGCATAGGCATCAGGTAGTAACGGTTTCCTTCTTCTGGAACATGCAAAATATAGGGTTCTTTCGAAAGGTCTAACCAGGCTATTGAATAAAGAGTATCTGCATTAGGTGTCGTAACATCTTTAAAATCTGCATTGGGATAGGTTCTTAGATTTCCAAATTGTCCCATTGGGGCTTTTCCAACGGTGGAATTTTCCGTATTTGTCATCACTTGTCGCGTCACGTCCATCGTAATTAATGGATAGCCATAAATGTAGGCATCGATCGCAATTGCTTCTGCTTCCGCATCGCTGATTATACTCTGAGAAAAGCAAGCAAGTGGAATTGAAATTAAAAAACAGATACTGAGAACGAATGAGTTCTTCATAAAATGTCCTTTTGTGGCGTTTTGCATTTAGGCTGATCAAAAAATCTAGCTCTAAGCGCTGTAGGAGTCTTTTTTCGAAAAAAAATTAAAATAAGCGTTAGCAATTTACATAAATGAAAAAAATTTTAATATCCACAAAAAGAGGGAATTTACCTCTCCACTTAGACAATGACTACGAAAATACGAAAAACTGGAACACAAGGAGAAAGAAGTTATGAGTTGGATAGTAGATAGTTTACGGGCTGGGGAATTTGATTTGGAAACAGGTAAGCAAATTGATTTGAGTATGAAATATCAATTTTATTTGAACGGAGACAAAGAGCATCCCAAGGAATGTGTTTTTGCTGAGAGACTCGACCAAAAAGTTTTCTTAGCTACAGAACAACAAACCGTCGTGATCTCGCGTCTTTTTGCGGATTTACACACGAATGAAAAGGTTGTTATTGTTAAAAGATTTGAAGAGGTTTCGACAATGGTCCGCGTAAATAAAATTCTTAGTGAAGGGCGAATTGGAACTTTGATTATCGATGATGAAAATCGGATTCGTTTAAAAGTAACGGAGAGTACTGAACAGATTTTTCAAAATCTCCAGGTAAAAAATGTCATGATTAAAAAAAACAGCCATTATTTTTTGAGTGAAGAGCTCCTTTCGGTAGAAAAATTTAATGAGTATGACTATCAAAAATTAAAAGATGGCCATATTAAGGCTTGGTTGGAAAAACGTTATCCACAGCAATTAGAAGATCCAAACGAATTGTTTGTAAATACGGATGAGAAAAAGAAAAGAAGATGGTATCTCCTTTGTAAATAGAAGAGATTTTAAGGAAGGAAGAATTTCTATGTTCTTCCTTCGTTTTATGCAAGAGCCTGTACCGCCTCAAAATTGGCGTATGAGGGTTCTTCTTTAAGCGATCTGGCATATGCATAACCCGAGATAAGGAAAAGCAAAGCCATGGGTTTGTATGCGAGATAAACGTCAAAGAAGATCATGTTCACCATGAAAACGATGACCATCCACGTCAACTGCTTGCTTTGTTTGCTAATTGAAAGGAATAGCCCGGCATACAAAAACGTGCCAATGAGGCCATTTTCTGTGAGAATACGCAAAAACCCCCCATCCAAAGCTGGAAAAGCAAAACCAGGACCAATACCTTGCAAGTAGCATTGTGGGTTAGCTAAGTATATTTTAAAAGCATAGCACCACTTATGCATACGCATCCACCAGCTTTGATCGAATTTTTCATCTGTTTCCAGCTTTTTGATTTCAGGTTCTGCTCGAATATCGATGTCTTCCCAAACCTGTTTCATGATTTCGATGTTTTTGTAACTGAGTAGGCCGTCACTGCGTAAGCCTTCCGTGTTGACGACGAGATACGCAATTCCAATCGATAAGCATCCAAGAAAGCTGGCAACGATAATAATCGATTTAAGACTAACCAAGCTTTTTAGTTTGATCATAAAGGGTACTAATAAAGCTGCAAGGGCGATGCGTGATCCGGATAAGATGACAAAAATGGCAAAGATCACAAATTGAATAAAAATGGCGCATTTATGATAGACCGTTTTTAGCCAGCGAGGAATCACGATGGGAATTCGTTTGCGAGCAAAATCGTCGAAGACCAAATAACAAAATAGCAGGTTAAGAATAGCGCCCGTTTCAGATGGAAAAGAGGCGATTCCTGTAACACGATAGGTGTTTTCTCCATAGCCTGCAGAGCTAAATCCTCCAATTAAACCGACTTTTTGCATAGCCATGATGGCTAAATTCCAAACAAGAAAACCATACATGATTTTGCGTTCGCTCACAAAGTCATAAGCAAAGCATCCGACATAAAAAAATGTGGCATATTCTAAAATACGTAAACAATAAAAGATTTTGGAATGCACATGGAGACTATCGATCGAGACTAGAAATCGATTGCAAAAAAAAGAAAACAGAGAAAATCCCACAACTGCAAAAAGCCACTTTTCGAACTTGCATAAGGAGGTTTTTAAGGAAAAACGTGCCCAAAATAGGATAAAAAATGTTCCTAGTAAAATAACATCGTCTAGGCGAATACCCGCCGTTTCTTTTTCCGAAAATTTAATGAGATTGATTTTAGGGAAAAACAGAAGGGGCAAACAAAAG
Encoded proteins:
- a CDS encoding DUF1254 domain-containing protein — protein: MKNSFVLSICFLISIPLACFSQSIISDAEAEAIAIDAYIYGYPLITMDVTRQVMTNTENSTVGKAPMGQFGNLRTYPNADFKDVTTPNADTLYSIAWLDLSKEPYILHVPEEGNRYYLMPMLSAWTNIFAAPGTRTTGTQAGDYAITGPKWNGTLPDGVKEFKSPTNLVWVLGRTYSTGTPEDYKLVHAIQDQYSVKPLSYFGKDYTPPKGSFNPKIDMKTPVRDQVNYLDAVTFFNRMMALMVENPPAHEDAPILERISKIGIVAGHKLEQAQLNPNIARVLQLVPRLAQEKILAHVSKAGKTINGWDFILKTGQYGTDYLQRAFIAAVGLGANLPEDAIYPSTHVDSRGQQLDGTYKYVIHFEKGQMPPVKGFWSLTLYNNQYFFVKNPLNRYNLSSRDPFKYNSDGSLDLYIQNSPPDKEKEANWLPAPKGPFVLTFRFYWPEKELLDGMWKPPIVQNRGISTL